In Lytechinus variegatus isolate NC3 chromosome 12, Lvar_3.0, whole genome shotgun sequence, a single window of DNA contains:
- the LOC121425720 gene encoding uncharacterized protein LOC121425720, translated as MLSAFKFHSPLKKCNPALITSVCLQGQRYQIEPSNFVRASRRTMSDSKAGGGTELSPWQQGFYKYFLPIQTRFRDADMFGHVNNAVYYSYCDTVINEYLSKYCGVRHSKKNPNEPNIVGFMVDTRCSYRQPLNFPEVILAGMAVTKLGNSSVTYTVGIFAEKEASKEVTKALSVGGHLIEKNDLAGFDGFKEMAASVGQCVHVFVDLNGDQRPLRIPDENRIPLSNIMVPFEGQISKL; from the coding sequence ATGTTAAGCGCTTTTAAATTCCATTCACCATTGAAGAAGTGCAACCCAGCCTTGATCACAAGTGTTTGCCTTCAAGGTCAGCGCTACCAAATTGAACCCTCAAACTTTGTCAGGGCTAGCAGACGTACAATGAGTGACTCTAAGGCAGGAGGTGGGACAGAGCtatcaccatggcaacaaggattttacaaatattttcttccgATCCAGACGAGGTTTCGAGATGCTGATATGTTTGGTCATGTGAATAATGCAGTCTACTACTCCTACTGTGATACGGTCATTAATGAGTACCTGAGTAAATACTGTGGAGTCAGGCACTCAAAAAAGAATCCAAATGAGCCGAATATAGTTGGGTTCATGGTTGATACCAGATGCTCGTATCGGCAACCACTCAATTTTCCTGAGGTCATCCTGGCTGGCATGGCTGTCACCAAACTTGGAAACTCCAGTGTGACTTACACAGTTGGAATCTTTGCGGAGAAAGAGGCGAGCAAAGAAGTCACCAAGGCATTATCAGTAGGTGGTCATCTGATAGAAAAGAATGATTTGGCTGGCTTTGATGGTTTCAAGGAAATGGCGGCCTCAGTAGGACAGTGTGTTCATGTCTTCGTAGATCTGAATGGAGATCAGAGGCCTCTAAGAATACCAGATGAAAATAGAATACCTCTATCAAATATCATGGTCCCCTTTGAGGGTCAAATCAGCAAATTATGA